The Prodigiosinella aquatilis region GTATATGGCCCCACGGGTACAACCGGCCCGTACAGCGATCATCTGTAGTGTAGTGCGCGCCACTCCCACATCTCGGAAACATTGCTCGGCAGCTTCAAGGATCTGCTCGCGAGTTTCTTCCGCTGCGACTTTTTTGCGTTTTACCACTGATTAATCTCCCCAACATTAACTCAATAACTTTTTGATTTAATCGCGAGAATTATGCTTGCGAGCCCAACGCACATTGCTTCGTCAGGTCTTCGGGATGTTCTACTTTATTAATGCGTTTCTTCTCTTTACTGAACCAACTCGCAATCAAAACGTTAAACCGTGGGATATCAAAAATCACCAATACGGTTGCGATAGGCATAGTCCCCAATGACCTACTTACGGCTGATGCCTTACCGACCGTAATAGAGAAACCATCACTCTCTTGCTAGCTTGTCTTGGCAAAATGTGAGATTGATCTTGTACAGTGTGTCCCACATTGACCATGCTACCCTTGTGGAATAAGTGTTTTTGAAATACCCCCTGGTCTGATGCTTTATTTCAGCTACTCAATGAGATGTTGTGGGCCATGAAGCTTTGAAGTGAGCGTGACATTTAATTCTCTTAACGTTAACGTTACACTCCTCGTGAAAACCGTCCCTGAGGGATGCAGAGAGCGATCGTGTCCAGTGAGAGTGCCATCATTAATATGGTTAAACTTGTCCAAACAGGGCGAAGAAAAGCAAACATGACTATCACCCTCTTATTAGGTTGAATATTCATTCTAGTATATTAATGCTAATTTAAAACTTGCAAGAATTACTGAACAGGAGAAATCCATGAGTAACCCCCAGGACGATGAAGTTCGGGAGAAAACCAAGGAACGCAGAAAACAGGTGCTAGACGCAGCGGCAGATTGCTTCCGGAAAGAGGGTTTTCATGGTTGCAGCATAGCCAAAATTTCTAAGGCTGCTGGCATGAGCCCAGGGCATATCTACTATCATTTTGCTAACAAAGAAGCGATCGTTGAAGCACTGGTGGCACAGCAGGAACACACGCTACTGGAACTCGTGAATGACATCGCCGCTGCTCCACCCGATGAAGCGTTGGTTGATTCTCTGACCAGGCAAACCGAAAGAATGATTGAGCATCATACTTCCCCTGATTTTGTAGGATTATGGCTAGAAATTGTTGCCGAGGCGGCACGTAATCCGAGCGTTGCTAAATTGCTTCAATTATCGCATAAAAATATCGTTGCACAATTTGATGAGCAATTGATTAAAAGGTCAAACACCAGCAACGCGGAGGAGTTCCGAAAGTTGAGTGGAAAGATGGATATTATAGCGTTAATTTTCAGTGGATTATCCCAACATGTCGTCACCAGGGCCAACGAGAATAAAATTGACTACAAACGACTATCGGAGACAATAAACAGTGTCATCAAACACTTATTTAAAACTTAAAACGCTAATGTCAGGTTTGTAAGTAAAATGAGCTTAGGGTCGAGAGCGGTGGTACTGGTCGTATTGAGTTTGTAACTGCCGATCAACGTGTAGCTCGCCGCCACTACAACCCCATAAGCAGATAGCATTTTTCTGACCAAGACTCCCTGTCGACAACCCCGTTTAATGGGTTCTTCCGCCATTTGTGCTGCACAATAAATTCTTTGGTCATGACTCCAATAATAATTATTGGTATCAATACAGCGTTATTATCACGGTTATTCACCTTACCTGTACTCTAAATAATTCCAGTTCAGAAAGGCGGCTCCGAAGGAGTCAGACTTATTGGGGATCCCGATAAAAAACGCTCTGCAAGCAGAGCGTCAGACGATAAACCGCGGAGTCAAAACGATGATAATGGGAGAGACAAGTCAAACATCCATGCCAGAGATGGTGCGGCTGAAGCTGACAATAATATACTTGCAGCGCCTTTACGATCTCCCCATTATCATCGCTATATGCACTTTGTTATCAAACTCAGCGAAATAACATTATTTCGCTTTTTTGGCGTCACTCGCGATCAGGAGTTTTTCCAGAGCATCGCCACCCATATGGCGAACATCCTGACCTTTCACGAAGTAGAAGATAAATTCGCAGATATTCTGACAGCGGTCACCGATACGCTCGATAGAACGGGCGCAAAACAGTGCGGTCAGAACACTTGGAATGGTACGGGAATCTTCCATCATGTGAGTCATTAACTGACGCACAATACCCTCGTATTCCTTATCGACTTTTTTATCTTCCCGGTAGATACGGATGGCTTCATCCAGATCCATACGGGCAAAAGCATCCAGCACATCATGCAGCATCTGCACCGTGTGACGGCCCAGAGACTCCAGACTCACCAGCAACGGTTGATGCTGGTGGGAAAATTTTTCCAGCGCGGTGCGGCAAATTTTATCCGCCACGTCACCGATGCGTTCCAGCTCCGAAATAGTTTTGATGATCGCCATCACCAAGCGCAAATCGCTGGCCGTGGGTTGACGCTTGGCGATAATGCGCACACAAGCTTCATCAATCGTCACTTCCATCAAGTTAACTTTGGAATCACATTCAATAACCCGCGTCGCCAGTTCTGAGTCCTGATTGTGCATCGCAGTAATGGCGTCAGTCAGTTGCTGCTCAACCAGTCCCCCCATGCTCAAGACCTGAGTGCGAATGTTCTCCAGTTCGGCATTAAACTGACCGGAAATATGTTTATTCAGATTAAGATTTTCCATGATACTCCCGTAATCAACCGTAGCGACCGGTAATATAGTCTTCGGTCTTTTTCTGCCGAGGCGCGGTAAACAGGGTGTCGGTATCACTGAACTCGATCAGCTCACCCAGATACATAAACGCCGTATAATCGGAACAACGCGCAGCCTGCTGCATGTTATGCGTCACGATCACCACGGTATAATCTTTCTTAAGCTCTGAAATCAGTTCTTCGATTCTGCCAGTGGAAATAGGATCCAATGCCGAGCAAGGTTCATCCAGCAGCAGAACTTCAGGGCGGATAGCAATACCGCGAGCGATACACAAACGTTGCTGTTGTCCTCCAGACAGACTGTAACCACTCTGGTGCAGTTTATCTTTGGTTTCCTGCCACAATGCCGCCTTGGTCAGCGCCCACTGTACGCGCTCATCCATATCCGGACGGGACAGCTTTTCAAACAGGCGCACCCCAAACGCAATATTGTCATAAATCGACATCGGGAACGGTGTCGGTTTCTGGAATACCATACCCACCTTGGCACGCAACAATGCGATATCCTGCTTATCCGTCAAGATGTTATTACCATCCAGCAGAATATCTCCCTCAGCATGTTGCTCTGGGTAAAGCTGGTACATTTTATTCATGGTTCGCAGCAACGTGGACTTGCCACATCCCGATGGGCCGATGAACGCAGTAACCTGATTTTGGGCGATATCCAGCGTAATGTTTTTTAGCGCATGGAATTTCCCGTAATAAAAATTCAGATCGCGCACCTGGATTTTGCTGGTGGATGTCTCAGTAGCCATACTCATCAAGACTTCTCTCTTCTAGCCGGTGCTGCTACGCAACACTTTTAATTATCAATGTTTCTTCTCAGCAAACACTACACGTGCCAGGATATTCAGAAATAGCACACACACCGTAATCAACAGTACACCTGCCCAAGCCAGCTGTTGCCACTCTGAGAACGGACTCATGGCAAACTTGAAGATAGTCACTGGCAGGTTGGCAATCGGATGCATTAAATCCGTGTTCCAGAACTGGTTGGATAACGAAGTGAACAGCAACGGTGCCGTTTCCCCGGCGATACGAGCAACAGCCAGTAGAATGCCGGTAATAATTCCTGAAACAGACGCTTTTAACGTAATTGCAGAAATCATTTTCCATTTGGGTGTACCCAGAGCATAGGCAGCTTCACGCAGGCTATCTGGTACCAGTTTGAGCATATTTTCCGTGGTGCGGATAACAATCGGTATCTGTAATAATGCCAGCGCGATAACCCCTGCCCAGCCGGAAAAATGCTCCATTCTGGTAACCACGAGACTATAAACAAACAGCCCTACAACAATGGACGGTGCCGATAGCAAAATATCATTAATAAAACGGATAACTTCTGCAATCAGCGATTTACGGCCATATTCCGCCAAATAAATGCCAGCCATGATACCCAGTGGCGTTCCCAGAAATGTCGCCCAAAAAATCAGTAGACCACTGCCCGCAATAGCGTTGGCTAAACCACCACCCGGTGAGTTGGGAGGCGGAGTCATTTCGGTAAACAGCGACAGTGACATGCCGTCAATACCTTTGGTGATCGTGGAAAACAGGATCCAAACCAACCAGAACAACCCAAATGCCATCGTCAGCATCGATAAACATAAAGCGATACGATTTTTCTGACGCCGCCAGGCCTGCATTTTGCGACGCATGCGGATAAGCTCTGCTTCGTTCTCAATGCTGATTGCCGTCATTAATGTACTCCTTCATTTTTCGCCAAACGCATGATCATCAATTTTGAACACGCCAGAACAATAAAGGTAATGACAAACAGGATCAGGCCTAGCTCCATCAGCGCTGCGGTATGTACACCAGGATCAGCCTCCGCAAATTCATTCGCCAACGCAGAAGTAATACTGTTTCCCGGCATATACAGTGACGGGCTATTCAGCTGGTAGGTGTTACCAATGATAAACGTCACTGCCATCGTTTCTCCCAGCGCACGTCCCAGACCCAGCATCACACCGCCGATCACACCATTTTTGGTAAACGGCAGCACAATACGCCAAATCACTTCCCAGGTAGTACAACCGATGCCGTAAGCCGACTCCTTCATCATCACGGGTGTTTGCTCAAACACATCACGCATCACGGCAGCAATATAGGGAATAACCATGATTGCCAGAATCACACCAGCAGCCAGAATACCAATACCGAAGGCCGGGCCGGAAAACAGCACACCTATAAACGGAATATCGGAAAGCACATATCCCACCGGCTGCTGGAAATATTTGGCAAACAACGGTGCAAAAACAAATAAGCCCCACATGCCGTAAACGATACTGGGGATAGCGGCCAACAATTCAATAGCGATACCCAACGGACGTTTTAACCAGTTGGGCGCCAGCTCGGTCAAAAACAGGGCGATACCAAAACTGATCGGAATCGCAATAATCAAGGCAATCAGCGAAGTGACAATAGTGCCGTAGATCGGAACCAACGCACCAAATTGCTCGGCAGGTGCATCCCATTCCTTTGTCCACAAAAACGAAAAACCGAACTTCTGTATGCTCGGCCAGGATGCAATAATCAGGGAAACAATGATGCCCCCCAACAACAATAACGTTAGCAACGCAGACAGCCTTACCAGCACACCGAAAATGACATCTCCATGTTTTCCTGGCGGGGTAATAGCTGGCTTATATTCAGCCATACGACTCTCTTCTCAAAATAATAGGGGGGAACCCCTATGAATTTCGGAGGCGGATCCCCCGTTTCCGGATTATCCGCCTCACGATTACCAGCAAATAACGATTTACCAACTCAATTAATAAATCGATTTACCACTTTCGTCTTTAATCTGAGTTTTCCATGCTGCGCGAACCTGAGCAACCACTTCTTTTGGCAGAGTCGCGTAATCCAGCGCGTTGGCTTCTTTGCCGCCATGGTTATACGCCCAGTCAAAGAACTTCATCACTTCTTTACCCTGTGTAGGCTTGGTTTGTACTTTATGCAACAGGATAAAAGTAGTGGAGGTAATTGGCCATACATCCGCCCCCTTCTGGTTAGTCAGGTCCTGAGCGAAAGACTTGCTCCAGTCAATACCTTTGGCCGCGTTACTGAATGATTCTTCAGTCGGGTTCACAACCTTACCATCAGCAGAAATCAGTTTGGTGTAAACCAGCTTGTTCTGTTTGGCATAAGCGTATTCTACATAACCAATAGCACCAGGCAGACGCTGAACAAACGCCGCGACACCATCATTACCTTTACCACCCAGACCGGTCGGCCAGTTAACCGTGTTACCTGCACCCACCTTCTCTTTCCACTCAGGGCTTACTTTTGACAAGTAGCTGGTAAACACATAAGACGTGCCAGAACCATCAGCACGACGGACAACCGCAATATCCTGGTCCGGCAGCTTCGCTTTCGGGTTCAGTTTGGCAATTGCTGGATCATTCCATTTTTTAATCTTGCCCAGATAGATATCACCCAGGGTTTTACCATCCAGCGTCAGTTCACCTTTTTTCACGCCCTGCACATTAACCGCCAGAACAATACCGCCAATCACAGTCGGGAATTGGAACAGACCTTCCTGAGCCAGCTTTTCATCTTTCAGCGGCGCATCAGACGCACCGAAATCCACGGTTTTTGCAACGATTTGTTTTACACCGCCTGAAGAACCAATTCCCTGGTAGTTTATTTTGTTGCCGGTTTCTTTTTGATATGAATCAGCCCATTTCGTGTAAACCGGAGCGGGGAATGTCGCACCTGCGCCGGTGAGGTCAGCAGCAAAAGCGGAAACAGTCATCAAAGAAACGCTTGCCGCAACAATACTGGCAACAGTAGTACGCATCAGTTTCATAATCCCTCCTGTGGGATAATACTTTAAAAGTGTAGACCCGGAGCTTTGTTAATCAGAGTGTAGTTTGCAGGAGGGAAAATAGGACAATTAAGTGACATTAAAATGTACGTTATATTACGGTTTTATTACAAACAAACCAATACATGAGGTTATGTGGAATCTGATTATGCAATAACAGCAACAGGAATCAGGTTGTGGCCCCATTATTCAGGGAGGAACGCAATGAAAAGGCTCACTGTGACGATAAATTTTTTTTTACAGTACCGTACATCTGGTATTCAATAAAGCCGCATAACACACGGCTTTTACTACTTAACTCTGCTCTCGTTAATGTGGAGCCGTTTTTATCCAGCTCTCATAAAACGTTATTTCCAGCGATGAAAAATCAATGAGGTATTGATGCCGCCAAAAGACAAACTCGAACTCACCGAACCAAAATCCGTTATACACCAGACGCCTTATCCCATATAAATTCACGCCATAAAAAATCCGTCCGCTAGTCACCCTATTTCCTGGGAACCATCGGACGGATGTTATATACCCATCATCTTTCAAATTGCAGGTGCTTTTCCTCCTTTATGTATCTTAATGCTTAATGGATATGTTTTTATATATCAATACGATAATTACTCACAACACCTCTAGGGAAAATGTCTTAACCGTCAGTTGAACGCGTTAGATCTTCCCAAGCATCGATTTCGGCTGCATAAGCTTTCAGTTTATCTCGCACCAGGCCGAAGAGACAAAACGTATGCGGGAGAACTTTGCGGTACTACCCGCACATTTTGCGTCAGAATTTGTCTCTTCTCATTAGCGGAGAGATTGAAATTTATTAGCATAGTCATGATGGCCCATCATTCAAATAGATAACGCCTTGTCACATTAGACGTAAACGGACATACAGAGCCCTTCAGCTTTAAAACCCACTGACAGAACATGACGCTAGTACAGGCAAAATGCTCCTGTCATCCGATACAACGCAACAGTGGGGAGCCCGAGACAGGATGAAAATCTCAGAGACAATCACCGCCGTTTTTTTTCTTTTTATTTCCATAGGCGCTATGGCTGCCGCACCCACTCCTCATGCAGTGGTGGGAGAGTCAAGAAATCACAATGGGTTCAAATCGCATTTTAACATTGCCGACACCGCCGAAATGCCGGATGAACGTCGCGATGATCCCTGGCATGGCTCACATCTTACTTCATCGTAATACTGTACTCGTCCCGTTTATGTAGCGAGACGCAATGAGATCTCTCAGAAAAGGGCATTTCGTGGCGTATTATCCACAGTTGATAATACGTTCCGTCTCCAAGATCTCTCTCTTGTCTCACTCAGGAAGCAATCACAGTCTCTGACAGTGACTATTCAGATTTAGGCATAAAAAAATCCGGTATGCTTTTTGAACAGCATAACCGGATTTTCCAGTTAGCAACTATGTTGTCATCCCACAAACCTGACTAGCTTATTATCACACTTACTCTACCGTGACAGATTTTGCCAAATTACGTGGCTGATCCACATCAGTGCCTTTAATCAGTGCTACATGATAAGCCAGCAGTTGTAGTGGAACGGTATAGAAAATCGGCGCAATAACATCTTCAACATGAGGCAGTTTGATAAGCTTCATCATCTTGCTATCAGAAGTGAAACCAGCGGCTTCATCGGCAAATACATATAATTCACCGCCACGCGCCCGCACTTCTTCAATATTGGACTTCAACTTTTCCAACAGCTCGTTATTGGGAGCCACCACTACCACCGGCATATCAGCATCAATCAGCGCCAGTGGACCATGTTTCAACTCGCCCGCGGCATAGGCTTCCGCATGGATATAAGAGATCTCTTTAAGCTTCAGCGCGCCTTCCATTGCTATCGGATACTGATCGCCACGCCCCAGGAACAAGGCATGATGCTTGTCAGAAAAACCTTCCGCCAGCGATTCGATCAGTTTGTCCTGCGACAACATCTGCTCTATACGTGCTGGCAATGCCTGCAAAGCATGAACAATATCGTGCTCGATTTTCGCATCCATACCGCGCAAATGGCCAATACGCGCCACCAGCATCAGCAGTACCGTCAGTTGCGTGGTGAAAGCTTTGGTTGATGCCACACCGATTTCCACACCGGCTTTGGTCATTAACGCCAGATCGGATTCACGCACCAGTGAAGAACCCGCAACATTACAAATCGCCAATGAACCGAGGTAACCCAACGCTTTGGACATACGTAATGCTGCGAGGGTATCGGCTGTTTCACCAGACTGAGACAGCGTAATCATCAGGCTATTAGCGCGTACTGCCGGTTTGCGGTAACGGAATTCAGAAGCGATTTCCACATCACAAGGCACTCCCGCCAACGCTTCAAACCAGTAACGGGAAACCATACCGGAATTGTAAGACGTTCCGCAGGCAATAATTTGAATATGCTGAACTTTCGCCAGCAGTTCATCCGCTTTCGGCCCTAACTCGGACAGGTTGATCTCGCCGTGGCTGAAACGCCCTTCCAGGGTATTTTTAATGGCCATCGGTTGTTCGTAGATCTCTTTTTGCATGTAGTGACGGTAAGTCCCCTTGTCACCGGCATCGTATTGCACGCTGGATTCAATCTCTTCGCGTTTAACATCCTGACCTTGCTTATCGAAAATATGCACGGTGCGACGAGTAATTTCAGCCACGTCCCCCTCTTCCAGGAAGATAAAGCGGCGAGTTACCGGCAATAATGCCAGTTGGTCGGAGGCGATAAAGTTTTCCCCGACACCAAGACCAATCACCAACGGACTGCCGGAACGGGCGGCCACCATCACGCTGGGATCACGGCTATCCAACAACACCATTCCGTACGCACCGCGCAACTGAGGAATAACACGCTTCACCACATCTACCAGTGAACCCCCACTTTGCTGCTGTTCCCAATGAACCAGATGCGCCACGACTTCAGTGTCGGTTTCAGAAGCAAACCGATAACCACGTTTAACCAGCAGTTCACGTAACGGTTCGTGATTTTCAATAATACCGTTATGCACTACGGTAATGTATCCAGAAACATGCGGATGAGCGTTATCTTCAGAAGGCTCACCATGTGTAGCCCAACGCGTATGAGCAATTCCGGTACCGCCGTGCAACGGATGTTCATCGGCTGCCTGAGCCAGAATCTGTACCTTGCCCAAACGGCGTAAACGGGTCATATGACCGTCATTGTCCACGACTGCCAGACCAGCCGAGTCATAACCGCGGTATTCCAGACGGCGTAACCCTTCTAGCAGTATTTCTGCAATATCACGCTGTGCAACAGCGCCTACTATTCCACACATCTGTTGTATTCCTATAGAAGTGACATATTGTGTCACCAGAGATGTCTCTGACCTGATTATTCCGGTTTTTTCCGGGTTCCCCGAGCCTTGTAGAGTTGGGGATTATTATGTTTTGTCCTGTGTTCTATCGATAAAACACAGAACAAAACCGTCTTTATATCAAAACGTTGTTTAGCTGGTTATTGCTGACGTTTTAACGCCTGTCCTCAGCGAGTATGGGAATACATCAAAGATTGTCAGCGCTGCCAGAATGGATCCCCGACGTCGCGGGGATGACAAAAGAGCAAACTGATAACAAACCGATGAGGTATTCACAGTCATCGACTCGGTTATTTTCTCTTTACCGGACGAACCCAACCAGCGATATGCTGCTGCTTCACCCGACTGATAACCAGCTCATTCTCACCAACATTCCGGGTAATGGTGGTACCAGCGCCTATCGTGGCACCTTTGGCTACGCTAACCGGCGCCACCAGTTGAGTATCAGAACCAACAAACACATCATCACCGATAATGGTTTTATGCTTATTCGCACCATCGTAATTGCAGGTAATGGTTCCGGCACCAATATTGACGCCAGCACCAATGTCAGCATCACCCAGATAGCTTAAGTGACCAGCTTTAGAGCCTTTCCCCAAACGAGCTTTCTTCAGTTCGACAAAGTTACCGACATGAGCACCTTCCGCCAGCTCGGCCCCTGGACGTAAACGGGCAAAAGGCCCAATAGTGCACTTCGCTTCAAGTACAGCATCTTCCACTACCGAGTATGGACTGATCTCACAGTCGTCACCAATCACACTGTTTTTTATTACACAACCCGCGCCAATTTTGACTCGACTGCCCAACGTCACCTCACCTTCAAAAATGACATTAATATCAATAGTGACATCACGACCGTGTTTCAACTCCCCCCGCAGATCAAAACGAGCAGGATCACGTAGTGTCACCCCGGCCAGCAACAGTTTTTTCGCCTGTTCTTGCTGATAAACACGCTCCAGTGTGGCGAGTTGCAAGCGGTTATTCACCCCTTCTACTTCACTCTGGCTATCGGGATGAACAGCCATAACACGATGGCCTTCCTGTACTGCCATGGCGATAATATCCGTGAGGTAATACTCGCCCTGCACGTTATCGTTGGTAAGTTGGCTCAACCAGCGTTTCAGATCCTGACCATTTGCTACCAGGATGCCGGTATTGATCTCGGATATTTGCCGCTGTTCCTCACTGGCATCTTTGTGTTCAATAATACCGACGACTTCGCCATTTTCACGCACGATGCGGCCATAACCGGTAGGATCATTAACCTTCACCGTCAGTAAACCAATCCCACCCAACGGTTTTGCCTGTAACAGCCGCTGCAATGTAACCGGAGAAATCAGCGGCACATCACCATATAGCATCAGGATATCTTCATCGTCAGCAAACCAGGGTGCGGCCTGTTGCATAGCATGACCAGTGCCTAGCTGTTCAGCCTGTAATACCCAATTCAACGATGAATCAGACAGCGCTTCCTTCAGTAGATCGCCACCGTGGCCATAGACCAGATGCATATTTCTGGCA contains the following coding sequences:
- the phoU gene encoding phosphate signaling complex protein PhoU; its protein translation is MENLNLNKHISGQFNAELENIRTQVLSMGGLVEQQLTDAITAMHNQDSELATRVIECDSKVNLMEVTIDEACVRIIAKRQPTASDLRLVMAIIKTISELERIGDVADKICRTALEKFSHQHQPLLVSLESLGRHTVQMLHDVLDAFARMDLDEAIRIYREDKKVDKEYEGIVRQLMTHMMEDSRTIPSVLTALFCARSIERIGDRCQNICEFIFYFVKGQDVRHMGGDALEKLLIASDAKKAK
- the glmU gene encoding bifunctional UDP-N-acetylglucosamine diphosphorylase/glucosamine-1-phosphate N-acetyltransferase GlmU; this encodes MSNSAMSVVILAAGKGTRMYSDLPKVLHPLAGKPMVQHIIDAAMKIGARNMHLVYGHGGDLLKEALSDSSLNWVLQAEQLGTGHAMQQAAPWFADDEDILMLYGDVPLISPVTLQRLLQAKPLGGIGLLTVKVNDPTGYGRIVRENGEVVGIIEHKDASEEQRQISEINTGILVANGQDLKRWLSQLTNDNVQGEYYLTDIIAMAVQEGHRVMAVHPDSQSEVEGVNNRLQLATLERVYQQEQAKKLLLAGVTLRDPARFDLRGELKHGRDVTIDINVIFEGEVTLGSRVKIGAGCVIKNSVIGDDCEISPYSVVEDAVLEAKCTIGPFARLRPGAELAEGAHVGNFVELKKARLGKGSKAGHLSYLGDADIGAGVNIGAGTITCNYDGANKHKTIIGDDVFVGSDTQLVAPVSVAKGATIGAGTTITRNVGENELVISRVKQQHIAGWVRPVKRK
- the pstC gene encoding phosphate ABC transporter permease PstC translates to MAEYKPAITPPGKHGDVIFGVLVRLSALLTLLLLGGIIVSLIIASWPSIQKFGFSFLWTKEWDAPAEQFGALVPIYGTIVTSLIALIIAIPISFGIALFLTELAPNWLKRPLGIAIELLAAIPSIVYGMWGLFVFAPLFAKYFQQPVGYVLSDIPFIGVLFSGPAFGIGILAAGVILAIMVIPYIAAVMRDVFEQTPVMMKESAYGIGCTTWEVIWRIVLPFTKNGVIGGVMLGLGRALGETMAVTFIIGNTYQLNSPSLYMPGNSITSALANEFAEADPGVHTAALMELGLILFVITFIVLACSKLMIMRLAKNEGVH
- a CDS encoding TetR/AcrR family transcriptional regulator, which codes for MSNPQDDEVREKTKERRKQVLDAAADCFRKEGFHGCSIAKISKAAGMSPGHIYYHFANKEAIVEALVAQQEHTLLELVNDIAAAPPDEALVDSLTRQTERMIEHHTSPDFVGLWLEIVAEAARNPSVAKLLQLSHKNIVAQFDEQLIKRSNTSNAEEFRKLSGKMDIIALIFSGLSQHVVTRANENKIDYKRLSETINSVIKHLFKT
- the pstA gene encoding phosphate ABC transporter permease PstA → MTAISIENEAELIRMRRKMQAWRRQKNRIALCLSMLTMAFGLFWLVWILFSTITKGIDGMSLSLFTEMTPPPNSPGGGLANAIAGSGLLIFWATFLGTPLGIMAGIYLAEYGRKSLIAEVIRFINDILLSAPSIVVGLFVYSLVVTRMEHFSGWAGVIALALLQIPIVIRTTENMLKLVPDSLREAAYALGTPKWKMISAITLKASVSGIITGILLAVARIAGETAPLLFTSLSNQFWNTDLMHPIANLPVTIFKFAMSPFSEWQQLAWAGVLLITVCVLFLNILARVVFAEKKH
- the glmS gene encoding glutamine--fructose-6-phosphate transaminase (isomerizing) — protein: MCGIVGAVAQRDIAEILLEGLRRLEYRGYDSAGLAVVDNDGHMTRLRRLGKVQILAQAADEHPLHGGTGIAHTRWATHGEPSEDNAHPHVSGYITVVHNGIIENHEPLRELLVKRGYRFASETDTEVVAHLVHWEQQQSGGSLVDVVKRVIPQLRGAYGMVLLDSRDPSVMVAARSGSPLVIGLGVGENFIASDQLALLPVTRRFIFLEEGDVAEITRRTVHIFDKQGQDVKREEIESSVQYDAGDKGTYRHYMQKEIYEQPMAIKNTLEGRFSHGEINLSELGPKADELLAKVQHIQIIACGTSYNSGMVSRYWFEALAGVPCDVEIASEFRYRKPAVRANSLMITLSQSGETADTLAALRMSKALGYLGSLAICNVAGSSLVRESDLALMTKAGVEIGVASTKAFTTQLTVLLMLVARIGHLRGMDAKIEHDIVHALQALPARIEQMLSQDKLIESLAEGFSDKHHALFLGRGDQYPIAMEGALKLKEISYIHAEAYAAGELKHGPLALIDADMPVVVVAPNNELLEKLKSNIEEVRARGGELYVFADEAAGFTSDSKMMKLIKLPHVEDVIAPIFYTVPLQLLAYHVALIKGTDVDQPRNLAKSVTVE
- the pstB gene encoding phosphate ABC transporter ATP-binding protein PstB, producing MSMATETSTSKIQVRDLNFYYGKFHALKNITLDIAQNQVTAFIGPSGCGKSTLLRTMNKMYQLYPEQHAEGDILLDGNNILTDKQDIALLRAKVGMVFQKPTPFPMSIYDNIAFGVRLFEKLSRPDMDERVQWALTKAALWQETKDKLHQSGYSLSGGQQQRLCIARGIAIRPEVLLLDEPCSALDPISTGRIEELISELKKDYTVVIVTHNMQQAARCSDYTAFMYLGELIEFSDTDTLFTAPRQKKTEDYITGRYG
- the pstS gene encoding phosphate ABC transporter substrate-binding protein PstS, which codes for MKLMRTTVASIVAASVSLMTVSAFAADLTGAGATFPAPVYTKWADSYQKETGNKINYQGIGSSGGVKQIVAKTVDFGASDAPLKDEKLAQEGLFQFPTVIGGIVLAVNVQGVKKGELTLDGKTLGDIYLGKIKKWNDPAIAKLNPKAKLPDQDIAVVRRADGSGTSYVFTSYLSKVSPEWKEKVGAGNTVNWPTGLGGKGNDGVAAFVQRLPGAIGYVEYAYAKQNKLVYTKLISADGKVVNPTEESFSNAAKGIDWSKSFAQDLTNQKGADVWPITSTTFILLHKVQTKPTQGKEVMKFFDWAYNHGGKEANALDYATLPKEVVAQVRAAWKTQIKDESGKSIY